A window of the Phaseolus vulgaris cultivar G19833 chromosome 5, P. vulgaris v2.0, whole genome shotgun sequence genome harbors these coding sequences:
- the LOC137834684 gene encoding uncharacterized protein isoform X1 produces the protein MCLFVRHEPHFISTLLSHSHPPQFASEAFPRRRVGTLFMQCHFPELKNNSRLCLTTDGRRLCSSHSNDSTPELSDAYSHEGIFVFPKLCSSSESAENKKGKSMTSNEILKKLRRYGISGILSYGLLNTAYYLTTFLFVWFYIAPAPAKMGYAAAVQRFLKVMAMVWAGSQVTKLLRAGGALALAPFVDRGLSWFTDKFKFGSQGKAFMAIVGFCLALALIVFLVITLLWA, from the exons ATGTGTCTTTTTGTTAGACATGAACCACACTTCATTTCCACACTCCTTTCTCATTCTCACCCTCCTCAG TTTGCGTCTGAGGCCTTCCCCCGGAGGAGGGTTGGCACCCTTTTCATGCAATGTCACTTCCCTGAATTGAAGAACAATTCCCGTTTGTGCCTCACCACCGATGGAAGAAGGCTTTGTTCAAGTCACAGCAATGACAGT ACACCAGAGCTATCAGATGCATACAGCCATGAAGGTATATTTGTATTTCCAAAATTATGCA GTTCATCAGAAAGCGCAGAGAATAAGAAGGGAAAGTCAATGACAAGCAATGA GATCCTGAAGAAACTGAGGAGATATGGAATTTCTGGAATCCTTTCCTATGGACTACTGAACACTGCATATTATCTCACAACATTTCTTTTTGTGTG GTTTTACATTGCTCCAGCACCTGCAAAGATGGGTTATGCTGCAGCTGTACAAAG ATTTCTCAAAGTGATGGCCATGGTGTGGGCTGGTAGTCAAGTCACTAAACTTCTAAGAGCTGGAGG AGCATTGGCACTGGCACCTTTTGTTGACAGAGGATTGTCCTGGTTTACTGATAAGTTTAAGTTTGGATCACAAGGGAAG GCTTTCATGGCTATAGTGGGATTCTGCCTTGCATTGGCTCTCATTGTATTTTTGGTCATCACACTGCTTTGGGCTTGA
- the LOC137834683 gene encoding probable serine/threonine-protein kinase PBL26 isoform X2, with the protein MTTETQRVVVIQDASRGVSSKAILGALEKFSVKAGDQLIIVAILDWISSPMGYMVRLDTSSTNQKIIAKWHTKKKKEYLMNEKIKEISNYCKSNEIGFQIEVLVGPTAEVASNAAKDFQATTLILFRQIHKDLKYFMRQHPCGMYRITSDNSIERLKDPKSTSSTKSLVDRQENVSYKEMFPGSEEEERSLQMSRSSSSDMLTSFGVSSQWSTELSTSSFRSLRYGQQYQEGNLYSNIEQETAGNQSLFHISENEEINQLKENKRENYGRNNEKSHTEEEFANPLCSVCNNRRPKVGLKRDFTYAELCAATKGFSPKNFLSEGGFGSVYKGLLNGMKIAVKQHKNAGFQGEKEFKSEVNALSKARHENVVVLLGSCSEGTNRLLVYEYVCNGSLDQHLSEHSRSPLSWEDRINIAIGAAKGLLYLHKNNMIHRDVRPNNILITHDHRPLLGDFGLARNQNEDSIHSTEVVGTLGYLAPEYAEHGKVSSKTDVYSFGVVLLQLITGMRTTDRRLEGRSLVGWARPLLRERNYPDLIDERIIRSHDVHQLFWMVRIAEKCLSREPQRRLNMIQVVDALTDIVEGRTCDIILRDYSPARSDSIYTASDSDESEDEMKESFKFEDELIAHSHSSESIDSNSISLMMHMNLRQPPSPPIQSIPLSSSCFHDESTSNGEAMEISKSNEVSQLLDARLSI; encoded by the exons ATGACTACAGAAACTCAGAGGGTAGTGGTGATCCAGGATGCATCAAGAGGTGTTAGTTCAAAGGCTATCCTTGGAGCCCTGGAAAAGTTTTCTGTTAAAGCTGGAGATCAGCTTATAATTGTTGCTATCCTTGATTGGATTAGCAGTCCCA tGGGTTACATGGTCAGACTTGATACCAGCTCAACAAACCAGAAAATAATTGCAAAATGGCATaccaaaaaaaagaaagaatatcTTATGAACGAGAAGATCAAGGAGATCTCCAACTACTGTAAATCGAATGAG ATTGGATTCCAAATTGAAGTGCTTGTAGGCCCTACTGCAGAAGTTGCTTCTAATGCTGCCAAGGATTTTCAGGCGACAACTTTGATTTTATTTAG ACAGATCCACAAAGATTTGAAGTATTTCATGCGCCAGCATCCTTGTGGCATGTATAGGATAACAAGTGACAATTCAATTGAGAGGTTGAAAGATCCAAAATCAACATCCAGCACCAAATCACTTGTTGACAGGCAAGAAAATGTAAGCTATAAAGAAATGTTTCCAGGAAGTGAAGAGGAAGAACGTTCTCTTCAGA TGTCCAGGTCTTCATCAAGTGATATGTTGACATCATTTGGAGTCTCAAGTCAGTGGAGTACAGAACTCTCCACTTCAAGTTTCAGAAGCTTGCGGTATGGCCAGCAATACCAAGAGGGAAATCTCTATTCAAATATAGAACAAGAAACAGCAGGGAACCAATCACTATTTCACATTTCAGAGAATGAAGAAATTAACcaattgaaagaaaataaaagagagaACTACGGTAGAAATAATGAAAAATCTCATACGGAGGAAGAATTTGCAAATCCACTTTGTTCTGTGTGCAATAATAGACGACCAAAAGTTGGATTGAAGAGAGATTTTACTTATGCAGAGCTCTGTGCTGCTACAAAAGGATTTTCTCCCAAGAACTTTCTGTCAGAAGGAGGATTTGGATCTGTCTACAAAGGACTGCTTAATGGAATGAAGATTGCTGTTAAGCAGCATAAAAATGCAGGATTCCAAGGAGAGAAGGAATTTAAGTCAGAAGTGAATGCACTTAGCAAAGCAAGACATGAGAATGTGGTTGTGCTGCTAGGCTCATGCTCAGAAGGAACTAATAGGCTTCTTGTGTATGAATATGTTTGCAATGGCTCACTTGACCAACATCTATCAG AACACTCTCGATCACCTCTTAGTTGGGAAGATAGGATCAATATAGCAATAGGAGCTGCCAAAGGGTTACTATACTTACACAAGAACAACATGATACACAGAGATGTGAGACCAAACAATATCCTTATAACACATGATCATCGACCATTG CTAGGAGACTTTGGATTAGCAAGAAATCAAAATGAAGACTCAATACACTCAACAGAAGTTGTTGGAACTTTGGGGTATTTGGCACCAGAATATGCTGAACATGGGAAAGTTTCCAGCAAAACAGATGTATACTCTTTTGGAGTGGTTTTACTACAGCTAATAACAGGAATGAGAACTACTGATAGAAGACTTGAAGGAAGAAGTCTTGTGGGATGG GCAAGGCCACTTTTAAGAGAGAGGAACTATCCAGATTTAATTGATGAAAGGATCATTCGGTCTCATGATGTCCATCAACTATTTTGGATGGTTCGGATAGCAGAGAAATGTCTAAGCAGGGAGCCTCAGAGGAGACTAAATATGATTCAG GTTGTTGATGCTTTGACTGACATAGTGGAAGGCAGAACATGTGACATCATATTAAGAGATTACTCCCCTGCAAGATCAGATTCGATTTATACTGCATCAGACTCTGATGAATCTGAAGATGAAATGAAGGAATCCTTCAAATTTGAAGATGAATTAATAGCTCACAGCCACAGTTCAGAATCCATAGATAGTAATAGCATAAGTCTGATGATGCACATGAATTTAAGACAGCCACCATCCCCTCCAATTCAGAGCATCCCTCTAAGTAGCTCATGCTTTCATGATGAGTCAACTAGTAATGGTGAAGCAATGGAAATTTCAAAATCCAATGAGGTTTCTCAATTGTTAGATGCTAGGCTTAGTATATAG
- the LOC137834683 gene encoding probable serine/threonine-protein kinase PBL26 isoform X1, producing MTTETQRVVVIQDASRGVSSKAILGALEKFSVKAGDQLIIVAILDWISSPSMFSFLPRKPMGYMVRLDTSSTNQKIIAKWHTKKKKEYLMNEKIKEISNYCKSNEIGFQIEVLVGPTAEVASNAAKDFQATTLILFRQIHKDLKYFMRQHPCGMYRITSDNSIERLKDPKSTSSTKSLVDRQENVSYKEMFPGSEEEERSLQMSRSSSSDMLTSFGVSSQWSTELSTSSFRSLRYGQQYQEGNLYSNIEQETAGNQSLFHISENEEINQLKENKRENYGRNNEKSHTEEEFANPLCSVCNNRRPKVGLKRDFTYAELCAATKGFSPKNFLSEGGFGSVYKGLLNGMKIAVKQHKNAGFQGEKEFKSEVNALSKARHENVVVLLGSCSEGTNRLLVYEYVCNGSLDQHLSEHSRSPLSWEDRINIAIGAAKGLLYLHKNNMIHRDVRPNNILITHDHRPLLGDFGLARNQNEDSIHSTEVVGTLGYLAPEYAEHGKVSSKTDVYSFGVVLLQLITGMRTTDRRLEGRSLVGWARPLLRERNYPDLIDERIIRSHDVHQLFWMVRIAEKCLSREPQRRLNMIQVVDALTDIVEGRTCDIILRDYSPARSDSIYTASDSDESEDEMKESFKFEDELIAHSHSSESIDSNSISLMMHMNLRQPPSPPIQSIPLSSSCFHDESTSNGEAMEISKSNEVSQLLDARLSI from the exons ATGACTACAGAAACTCAGAGGGTAGTGGTGATCCAGGATGCATCAAGAGGTGTTAGTTCAAAGGCTATCCTTGGAGCCCTGGAAAAGTTTTCTGTTAAAGCTGGAGATCAGCTTATAATTGTTGCTATCCTTGATTGGATTAGCAGTCCCAGtatgttttcttttcttccaaGAAAGCCTA tGGGTTACATGGTCAGACTTGATACCAGCTCAACAAACCAGAAAATAATTGCAAAATGGCATaccaaaaaaaagaaagaatatcTTATGAACGAGAAGATCAAGGAGATCTCCAACTACTGTAAATCGAATGAG ATTGGATTCCAAATTGAAGTGCTTGTAGGCCCTACTGCAGAAGTTGCTTCTAATGCTGCCAAGGATTTTCAGGCGACAACTTTGATTTTATTTAG ACAGATCCACAAAGATTTGAAGTATTTCATGCGCCAGCATCCTTGTGGCATGTATAGGATAACAAGTGACAATTCAATTGAGAGGTTGAAAGATCCAAAATCAACATCCAGCACCAAATCACTTGTTGACAGGCAAGAAAATGTAAGCTATAAAGAAATGTTTCCAGGAAGTGAAGAGGAAGAACGTTCTCTTCAGA TGTCCAGGTCTTCATCAAGTGATATGTTGACATCATTTGGAGTCTCAAGTCAGTGGAGTACAGAACTCTCCACTTCAAGTTTCAGAAGCTTGCGGTATGGCCAGCAATACCAAGAGGGAAATCTCTATTCAAATATAGAACAAGAAACAGCAGGGAACCAATCACTATTTCACATTTCAGAGAATGAAGAAATTAACcaattgaaagaaaataaaagagagaACTACGGTAGAAATAATGAAAAATCTCATACGGAGGAAGAATTTGCAAATCCACTTTGTTCTGTGTGCAATAATAGACGACCAAAAGTTGGATTGAAGAGAGATTTTACTTATGCAGAGCTCTGTGCTGCTACAAAAGGATTTTCTCCCAAGAACTTTCTGTCAGAAGGAGGATTTGGATCTGTCTACAAAGGACTGCTTAATGGAATGAAGATTGCTGTTAAGCAGCATAAAAATGCAGGATTCCAAGGAGAGAAGGAATTTAAGTCAGAAGTGAATGCACTTAGCAAAGCAAGACATGAGAATGTGGTTGTGCTGCTAGGCTCATGCTCAGAAGGAACTAATAGGCTTCTTGTGTATGAATATGTTTGCAATGGCTCACTTGACCAACATCTATCAG AACACTCTCGATCACCTCTTAGTTGGGAAGATAGGATCAATATAGCAATAGGAGCTGCCAAAGGGTTACTATACTTACACAAGAACAACATGATACACAGAGATGTGAGACCAAACAATATCCTTATAACACATGATCATCGACCATTG CTAGGAGACTTTGGATTAGCAAGAAATCAAAATGAAGACTCAATACACTCAACAGAAGTTGTTGGAACTTTGGGGTATTTGGCACCAGAATATGCTGAACATGGGAAAGTTTCCAGCAAAACAGATGTATACTCTTTTGGAGTGGTTTTACTACAGCTAATAACAGGAATGAGAACTACTGATAGAAGACTTGAAGGAAGAAGTCTTGTGGGATGG GCAAGGCCACTTTTAAGAGAGAGGAACTATCCAGATTTAATTGATGAAAGGATCATTCGGTCTCATGATGTCCATCAACTATTTTGGATGGTTCGGATAGCAGAGAAATGTCTAAGCAGGGAGCCTCAGAGGAGACTAAATATGATTCAG GTTGTTGATGCTTTGACTGACATAGTGGAAGGCAGAACATGTGACATCATATTAAGAGATTACTCCCCTGCAAGATCAGATTCGATTTATACTGCATCAGACTCTGATGAATCTGAAGATGAAATGAAGGAATCCTTCAAATTTGAAGATGAATTAATAGCTCACAGCCACAGTTCAGAATCCATAGATAGTAATAGCATAAGTCTGATGATGCACATGAATTTAAGACAGCCACCATCCCCTCCAATTCAGAGCATCCCTCTAAGTAGCTCATGCTTTCATGATGAGTCAACTAGTAATGGTGAAGCAATGGAAATTTCAAAATCCAATGAGGTTTCTCAATTGTTAGATGCTAGGCTTAGTATATAG
- the LOC137834684 gene encoding uncharacterized protein isoform X2, translated as MCLFVRHEPHFISTLLSHSHPPQFASEAFPRRRVGTLFMQCHFPELKNNSRLCLTTDGRRLCSSHSNDSTPELSDAYSHEGSSESAENKKGKSMTSNEILKKLRRYGISGILSYGLLNTAYYLTTFLFVWFYIAPAPAKMGYAAAVQRFLKVMAMVWAGSQVTKLLRAGGALALAPFVDRGLSWFTDKFKFGSQGKAFMAIVGFCLALALIVFLVITLLWA; from the exons ATGTGTCTTTTTGTTAGACATGAACCACACTTCATTTCCACACTCCTTTCTCATTCTCACCCTCCTCAG TTTGCGTCTGAGGCCTTCCCCCGGAGGAGGGTTGGCACCCTTTTCATGCAATGTCACTTCCCTGAATTGAAGAACAATTCCCGTTTGTGCCTCACCACCGATGGAAGAAGGCTTTGTTCAAGTCACAGCAATGACAGT ACACCAGAGCTATCAGATGCATACAGCCATGAAG GTTCATCAGAAAGCGCAGAGAATAAGAAGGGAAAGTCAATGACAAGCAATGA GATCCTGAAGAAACTGAGGAGATATGGAATTTCTGGAATCCTTTCCTATGGACTACTGAACACTGCATATTATCTCACAACATTTCTTTTTGTGTG GTTTTACATTGCTCCAGCACCTGCAAAGATGGGTTATGCTGCAGCTGTACAAAG ATTTCTCAAAGTGATGGCCATGGTGTGGGCTGGTAGTCAAGTCACTAAACTTCTAAGAGCTGGAGG AGCATTGGCACTGGCACCTTTTGTTGACAGAGGATTGTCCTGGTTTACTGATAAGTTTAAGTTTGGATCACAAGGGAAG GCTTTCATGGCTATAGTGGGATTCTGCCTTGCATTGGCTCTCATTGTATTTTTGGTCATCACACTGCTTTGGGCTTGA
- the LOC137834685 gene encoding BTB/POZ domain-containing protein At3g05675, whose product MAMSKVPNIKPGDLSSTKDIFVSAVRFAVSIEGPCLPFGDELRISAQEQIDFMLGEDGDTTIIISDSEVQSAVTMGVYNIIHSFETDLCSLLLDTSPEPEGVYDRIMKRVSDLEWMCNVLPKMDLMKNFVSNWAAVSSKILGIIEDKKLDHAMWGLKVKLIEVACKVLEAVGYGSVILPSPCRVQLLKTWFPYVRKMKPLLDSKAVEESGFPYKMSEDLCQAIEGAIVSLILTLPSNDQAEILADWIRSREIGYPDLSEAFEVWCYRTKSAKRRLVESLDGHSDTAEEPLSLILKY is encoded by the coding sequence ATGGCCATGTCAAAAGTACCTAACATCAAACCTGGAGATTTAAGCTCTACAAAAGATATATTTGTTTCAGCCGTTCGCTTTGCAGTGTCTATTGAGGGACCGTGTTTACCATTCGGAGATGAGCTACGAATCTCGGCCCAAGAGCAAATTGACTTCATGCTGGGAGAAGATGGAGATACTACAATCATCATATCCGACAGCGAAGTACAATCAGCAGTAACAATGGGTGTGTACAACATCATTCATTCATTTGAAACAGATCTGTGTTCCTTGCTTTTGGACACTTCCCCTGAGCCGGAGGGAGTGTATGATAGGATAATGAAAAGGGTATCTGATCTTGAATGGATGTGTAATGTGCTCCCAAAGATGGATTTGATGAAGAATTTTGTTTCTAACTGGGCTGCAGTCTCAAGTAAGATTTTGGGGATCATTGAAGACAAGAAACTTGACCATGCCATGTGGGGGCTGAAAGTGAAATTGATAGAAGTAGCATGTAAAGTTTTGGAAGCAGTTGGTTATGGTAGTGTGATTCTTCCATCTCCATGTAGAGTGCAATTACTGAAGACCTGGTTTCCATATGTCAGAAAGATGAAGCCCTTGCTGGATTCAAAAGCTGTTGAGGAGTCAGGTTTTCCTTACAAGATGAGTGAAGATTTGTGTCAGGCCATTGAGGGAGCAATTGTGTCACTGATATTGACTTTGCCATCAAATGATCAAGCAGAGATTTTGGCAGACTGGATCAGAAGTAGGGAAATTGGATACCCTGACTTGAGTGAGGCTTTTGAGGTCTGGTGTTATAGAACCAAATCTGCCAAAAGGAGATTAGTGGAAAGTTTAGATGGCCACAGTGATACTGCTGAGGAGCCCTTGAGTTTGATTCTAAAATACTAA